The window AGGTAAGGGAAGACAAGAGGGATGCCCAACGGATCTGCTGTGTAATCTTGAGCAAATCATTTTACCTCTGTGTGCCTCAAGTTTTTCATCTGTGAAGTGTGAATAAAACTCTCCTtgatgtaaagtgctttgagatccacagatgaaAAGCCCTATCTACTaacttcatattttatttatttcctttaccTCCGGAGGGAGATTGTGGGGTGAAGACTGAGACACTCTTTGTACTTTGTGGACCTGATTTTTCTgtcctttacaccagtgtaagtcaggagtaacttTGTTAAAAGTTAACAAGTTACACTCATGAAACTTCTGTAAATGAGAGACGGGGCCCTATGTGTGTAAACTACAGTATATATAATAAACATGTTGTGTATAGTAATAAATTAGGTCTAATGTGGCAGTTACTGTTTAACCATTTGCATTTTTATCTAGTGCTCTTTCATTGAATATAAGGATTTTAAGCTGGTGTACCGACAATATGCAGCCCTTTTTATAGTGGTTGGAATCAGTGAAACAGAGGTAAGAGATTACATTTAGTCTGTGAAAAAATGTAAGAGAAATGTAGATTTAAATTAATCTTTGAATATGCCTCTGTAGGCAGTCGTGGCCATCCCTCCACATCCACCTCTGAGGAGGGCCGCCTCCTTGCAGTCTGGTCTGCTAGAGGAAATTAGCGGTACTCCCCCAAATTGAGGTGTTGGGCTGGCCTTTCatacttcctcttcctgtcctgcccccctCTGCTTCCAACCTGCGGGGCGTGgtcctggctccacccaccaggcTGCTTGTGACGTTCCCTCCACCActgagggaggccacacctcCTCATTACAGCCTCCAATTCCATCTTCTTTCCCCAATGCAGTTCCACAATTTCTGTTACACAATTTCAAGGTGTTGTTCTGAAAGCACCCTTATTTCTATCAGATAAAAAGTGGtgtggagggaaagaaagaagtaGTCTCTTTGGACTTCATACTATTTCAGCAGTCTGAACTGTTGTCACGTGCAGTTTCCCAATGAGTCTGCTACTAATAGTATCTTGCAAACTGATACCTGGTGGATGGAGTTGCGGTTTTTCAACAGATATCAGCATCATTACAGCCAAGCCAAATGCCTGGTCTAAGGTGCTGTCCCAACTACTCATTGTGCTAGATGTCACTGGTCAGGACAACTGGGTCCAGAAAAGCAAGCAGCTGCCATTCTGacaggttttttggtttgttttttggaggCGAGGTGATCTGCCACTTGTGAGCCATTTTGGCCAATTCAAGACCTAGAATCTGCTCTCAGGGAAGTTCTGGTAGCCAGGCCTATGAACTCTCACAATGAGTGTGTCTGCACAAGGATTATTTTGCTAAAATTTTCCCCCAAGTATAGACAGAGCTCCAGGTGATATGTCACCTAACCTGGCTCAGTGCAGGCCAATATGTCATAGCGCTTAAAACAGCCGCAGCTGATGGTTCTTTTTGTAAACCGGCCCTCCCACTGGTTGAGCTGAATCAGCGTGAACAACAATCGTAAATTTTAGCAAGTTTCCCAGTTCAGAGAAGACCAGTGTGATTGTGCACAGTGGAAGTAATGGAAATACTTGTACTTTACTGTTGAGTGGGATAGCGAGGAGAAAGAGATGGCTAAGATCTTTTGCTGGCTATAGGGAAGTCTTGTCTACTCTGCTAAGTTTAGTACCCATTTTCCAGTTCCACCAGTGTTGGCAATGGTGTCATTGCTAATATATACCAGATTTGAGCATTTAGCAGTGTTTTTTATGTAATAGTCTACACTTTGTTATTTCATGACATTGTCCTGACAATGCCTGAGCCCACTCTACATTAGTGTTCATGCTGTTTCAGCAGCACTAGGTCTGTAAGCTGAATACAAAAGCTTGTAATATAGCCATGGCCACATGCCAAGGAGGATAGTGGCTGCTCATTGCTGTAATGACTTCTTCTAGGTCAGCCGTAGAGTTGTACTGGCGTACACCTTAAGCAGGTTGTTCGGCTTTGATATAGTACGTAATAATGATCTATGTACGTTTCTACAGGTACTACTAAGAGAGGCTAAGCTTACATACTTATTTGTGCTACTCACTATTTATTTTCTACTTGATTTCAAAGAAGCATGCATctcatattaaaataaaatgtgaatgaGTAGCATATCTTCTATCAATTTAATATTTTACTTGCTTTCAATTTATATTTCAGAACGAGATGGCTGTATATGAACTAATTCATAATTTTGTGGAGGTTTTGGACAGATATTTCAGCAgagtggtgagtgagacacggaATCCATTGtaaaacatttcctttctttgAAAGCCTTTGTGAACAGATTGTTCAGAGACAACAAATGAAAGAGGGGGTGGGAATCtttgtttataaaaatgtaaaatgtggaAAGTTTTGGTGTGACTGTGACAACTGTAACAAGGCAGCATCAGGaagttttttattttgtaacatACAATAATATAAGTATATATGGCTTATCAACTATTAGACAttgaatgcaaaaatatttatgcTAGGAAACAGTCTTTTTGTATGTTTATCCACCAAATGGTACTTCAGGAACCTACATGCTTCCCACTCTGAATGGCCCTATCTACACTAGCCTTTAAACTGGTCTTTTCTATATTAGATTTATTTCTcttaaaatttcccaccattgccACCCACAGATAAGCTGCAATGGTGCTAGAAGTGGAGAAAGCACTAATGTACCCGGTCACTCAGAGCAGGGTTGGACAAAGCACTGATTGGCAGTTGGTGTTTCAATCTATACTGGCACTCCCACTATTGCCACCAGGGTAGCAATGCAGAAGTGGGAATTTTTAAGAGAAAAGGTATTGCATAGGTACAGTCAAGTTCTGCTGTGGTTCTGGTTTGGCCACCCAGTGTAATTACAGACTAAAACGCATGTTTTACATGGTTCTGACACTGTTTGGTCCTGTCCATACAGGATGGACAAATCATGTTAGAAACAAATTTAGATGAAGATGTATTTTAACAGTTTCAACATGGTTTTTTAGTTGGGTTGGATATCCTACCCTTTCCCCAGCATGAGTGGGTCAAAGGCTCTATGTAAGGGTGGTGTCAACATTGCAAAAAAGTGTTAATAGgaataatagaatattagggttgaaagagagctcaggagatcatctagtccaatcccctgctcaaagtgtTAACATGGATGAGCTAAGGGTAGTAAAGACATGGCAACTCATCTTTGAAGCTCAAGTTCAGCCTCAGGCTGCCATATATATTTGAACTTGAGCTGCTAAATAGAGTTAAAAGCTGAGTTGCCAtgacttcactgctattttaacctttTAGCTAACACAGAttagctgcctttttttttttttttttgcattgtagacataccctaaaagtgATCCTTCCTCTGGCAAAAGAGGGCTGGGTGCAATTCCTCCTTGAGTCCATCGACTCCATGGTGTGCCATCGATAACTGTACATACTAAAGATCAGTGTACCCTCCCAGGTTTATAACTTTGATTTCCCAATAATAATGCAAACATTTTCTACAGCAGACCTAGGCCAGCAGAGCTGATCGTAAAGTTACTCCATGTGTGAATTTGTTGATGCAGAAGATAATCTTGCCTGAATCTATCACCTTTACAGTATGGGTCAAATGGGGTTAGAAGTAAAATTCCCAACTAACCATGCTCAGGCTAATAGAAAATTGGCCACTACAGTGTGCCCCAGTTCTCTAATGCATGGAGGTTGGAAATTCATTGCTATAATTGCAGTCACAACCTTAACACTCATGACACGAATGGAATTTGACTTCTCATGTGTAGCAGAATTTACTAGCATTTTATTTGTCTAATTGATCTAAGTCTGCTGCCAGCCTTTTCCCAAGTTTTAATGTTTTCAGCTGTGAATGAAAGTAGAGGCAGTATTAACATAGTAAAAGTCTGTCTGCCTTAGCACAAATATACTCTAGTACCTTGTGAATCTACCACATTTAATGGATGCTGCGCATCCGTTTCTTGTACATGTATATAGGCTAAAAGCTGACAATTATTAGCAATTTACTGATTACATCATGCTACAGAACCTGGCATTACTCAAAGCAGTTGGGCTTTAAAATTTGGAGAACTAAAAAGAGGGGTGGGTTGGAGAAATCACATACCATAGTTCTGTTTTTAATAGCATATAACACGTATAATAAATAGCAGGCCACTGAATAACAGGCCTATAATTCCAGCTAGAGGTTCTGGTGGAACCCCAGAGCCAAGGGAATAAATCTGTACTGTACTAAATTATGCTGAGTTTCTAGTAGccgaggggtagccgtgttagtctgtatccacaaaaacaacacggaatctggtggcaccttaaaaactaacagatttatttgggcataagctttcgtgggtaaaaaccccccCACTTCttctagtctttaaggtgccaccagacttagggtgaccagatgtcccaattttatatggacagtcccgattttgggggctttttcttatataggcacctattgccACTCCCATCCTGAATTTttacactttctatctggtcaccctaaccagactcctcattgtttacaTAATTCTCACAGAACTCTAAGTTGTGATGATAacacaaagagaaaaacaaagcaaaaaaagcagTGGGAAAGAAAATAACATCTGTCTTGCTCTAGAGGGACATTTTGTCATCTTTATATTTTTAGGTTTGTGAGTTTTAAACATTCTTGAATGTGCTATTTTTTTATCTCATGGAATTTCCATTCTTAAATTTAGATATCAGATCTTATGCTGCTGTACCAGAGAAAACATTCACAGAATCAGGAGCAGGTTTTCAAAGCTACCTATGGGATTTGACTCTGGGACTCCCCTTGATTTTGATGGTAGCTACACAAATATAACCAGGCACACTGTTTGGAATATGTGCCTCTTGGTGCCCAGTgacgttttaaaaaaaatcttaagtatAAATTGAATTGATCAGTCACCTGAAGTTTGCTTATTGTGATAtacaaaaactttttaaatgggGATGTTGAACTCGTTCAGTGGAGAGGGCTGAATTATGGTTTTCTTTAGGGTCCATAAACCAGAGTTACGAGTTTCTGCCATATGATATCTGCAGTCCACAGCAACACTTTCACTATGTCAGTGGACTTTTGCATAAAAATCAAGGGTAGAATATTGGACCCAGAACCAGGGATAAGGAAGCCCAGTGCAACTTCATCTCCCTTCCAGGAAGTTCCACCTGTGTCTGGCAGAATTTTAATCCCTGAGAAACAAGGAGGGAACAGATGACACCGTAGAGCTCCACTGCTTGGAACAGAGCATTTTGCTGGGACTCAGGAGCACAGCTGCATCCACATCCCTAAGCTCAGTTATTGTCTCAGGCTGTCTTTCTTAAGACTCAGTAAAACAGCACTGCATTGTGCCAGATGTTCAGAAAGTTTTATTGCTTGGCAAACCTAATTCTTTGAAGtttaatttttcaataaaaaattaaattctttAGAATCTTAACTTGTCATGAAGGCTAGGATAATAAATCACAAGCACTTAGATCCCACATTAATGAGCATGATGTCACTGAGCACGGACCTGCACAAACCACCACAGAAAATCAAGCTGTCTTGGAATTTTATATCTGTGCTCTGACAGGCCTTTCCTTTTTCATCCAAAGGAGAAGTGGTATGTAATGCGTAATGACGGTGAGGTAAATGATAATTCACCTTATCTGACTAAAACTGATACCCACCTATCTTTTTTCTTCCAGAGTGAATTAGATGTATCCTTTCCAGTATCACCACCAATCCATTTGTCATTTTCTGTATGCCTGTTCTTACTGCCTTCTAGTACTACTTGGCAGACATTCAAGATAAAGCAGTGCCATGTTATGATTTAACAAATGAATATTGCAGTTAGAGTAAGTAGCACACTCCTGGGGTCCAGCAGCAAAGGCGGCAGCTGCTAATGAGGAACCTTCTATTTAAAATCTCAGTAGCAATATAAAGACAATACTGGTGTGGAgcaatttttttctgaaggtaACTTGTTAAATGAGATGCAGGGCTTAGTTACCAAGAACAACTGTATAATCATGTTTGGATACAGAGAAGGGAGACGGgttattttttggtttgcttttttgtttcaCTATTTTTTATCAGTTTAACTTTCTTTGTTATTGGCAAGGTATTTATCACCATAGTGCCTTCGGCCACATTAGAAAAAGGTTACCACTATTACAGGATTAAACATGGACGATGATCCTGCTTctatagaagtcagtgggagttttgctgttgccATCAATGGGAACAGGAGTATGCCCTTGAT of the Eretmochelys imbricata isolate rEreImb1 chromosome 6, rEreImb1.hap1, whole genome shotgun sequence genome contains:
- the AP4S1 gene encoding AP-4 complex subunit sigma-1 isoform X6 gives rise to the protein MIKFFLMVNKQGQTRLSRYYEHVEIHKRTMLEAEVIKNCLSRSKEQCSFIEYKDFKLVYRQYAALFIVVGISETENEMAVYELIHNFVEVLDRYFSRVEVPPVSGRILIPEKQGGNR